A region of the Chroicocephalus ridibundus chromosome 1, bChrRid1.1, whole genome shotgun sequence genome:
TTCTAAGACCAGCTTCCGCCGATCTGCTTCTTTTGGAGTTGATTTTATTTTGGGGTCTCTTGCTTTGGATTTTGATGTTTCATGGCTGACTGATGTTTTAGAAAATGCAACCTGCTTGATAGGAGACACATCACTTCCAGTTTTGCATCGCTTCTTCTTCGCTCCATATTCTTTGGGGGATTTCTGGGAAAAGTTCTCTTTTGCTAGCATCGATGCCTTTACTGCGATGTTCTCAGAAAAGATGGAATCTCGTTTAGGAAACTCAACTTTGGTTTTAATGGCAACTTCTGAAGTATCATcatcattttcttcctcagaatCTGAGCTAGAGTCTGAATCTGAGCTGGATGAAGGCGAAGTTTCTTCCTCAACTAACTCTTTCCTCAAGCCTCTTTCTGTTGCAGGTGTAGTCAGGTTTTCCTCCTCGAGGGAAGAACCTACTCGCTGAGGAAATCCAACCACAGTTTTCCTTGACATGAACATCCTCATGTTTTCCGCAGAAGGTTTTGAAGCTTTCTTGAGATTAGAACTAGATATGCTCTCACCTTTGTTTGCAGATACTAGGAGAGAGCTAGAAGACAACATTTTAGGAAATTCAGCTGGTGCCTTGATGGCTAGCAGCTTGGTGCTTCCCTGTGGTGCCACTAGATCTAGGAAACGGCATAAAGAGGATTATCATCATTATGTCCAACACTGCTGTTAATTATTGATCTAAGTCACACAAATTTTCTGAGGTAATCTGGTACAAAAAGCAACTTGAAAGAAGTTATTTACTAAATACAGGCATTAGGAAGCAGGAAGTTTTAAGACATTTTAAGTTAGAGAAACTAGAGTTCTAGTTAGGACTTAACAGTTTTTGCTGCTGCGATGCGGAAACTCATGAGATAACGCCTTTTGCTTCTTGCTTTGCCAGACTCCTCGCAAGAGCTGTTTTTCTCTGTCCTTCAATTCTGCATCACTGAAAATGGTTTACAGACACCTTCCTATCTCAGATGAACACTAAGATAGCTTTTTAGCCAAGCTCTTCAAATATGCTGCTACAGAGATAAAATTCCATCTATGAACAAGCCAGCAAAGCAGAAGACACAATAAACAGACATAGCAATAGCCAGCCTCTTGCAAGAGTTATCTTTAAAGCTGTAGCGCGGGATGACTCCCAAGCCACAAAGTAGTGGAATAAGAGATACCAGAGGCCATACATGACCGTATTAATCGTTCAACTGTCCATGTGACCTACCAACTGAATTGTGTCTAATGCGGTTTAACATGATTTCCCCAAGACCTTATCTCCTCCAGTCTTCACTATCTCCGCTTCCTATTTTTGGTTTGAGACCTCTTTGTAAAAAAGAGTCTTAGATCTCCTAATGCTTCATGTTAGCatgcctttttcttctcccttatgGATACTTTCATGAAGCTAAATTCTCCAGACAAGGAGCCAACAGTTGAAGAGAAAGCAGCAATTTTCAGGCCCTTTCAATGAGTACCAAATACCT
Encoded here:
- the NDUFV3 gene encoding NADH dehydrogenase [ubiquinone] flavoprotein 3, mitochondrial isoform X1, with amino-acid sequence MAAPSLLGCGRAATRKVLRLEARGLRGAAPSAALCTRPVGSGMPSAPPTNLVAPQGSTKLLAIKAPAEFPKMLSSSSLLVSANKGESISSSNLKKASKPSAENMRMFMSRKTVVGFPQRVGSSLEEENLTTPATERGLRKELVEEETSPSSSSDSDSSSDSEEENDDDTSEVAIKTKVEFPKRDSIFSENIAVKASMLAKENFSQKSPKEYGAKKKRCKTGSDVSPIKQVAFSKTSVSHETSKSKARDPKIKSTPKEADRRKLVLEPYMVESQDLSEVTHKSDYLEEKSIGTQVAAIQLKPSSVTQEDKKQKLVSRGKEKKVKEAQESEAEVTAPKLEETSESTVLVMGTTANEETIQEAGVQAGESSTIEETTKAAEPAPEEFDNSTYKNLQHHEYNIYTFVDSVVVLSKFRQPQPSSGRPSPRH